CGCTCGGCCTGCTTGTCGCGCTGGCCGTCGACCTGCCGGTGTGGACCGGCGCCGTCATCATCGGCGCCTTCGCCCTCTTCCACGGACACGCCCACGGCACCGAGGTGCCGGAGAGCGTCAGCGGCATCGAGTACATGGCCGGCTTTGCCTTCGCCACCGCGACGCTCCACGCCATCGGCATCGCCGCGGCAATGACGTTCGGCCTGCGCTTCCGCAATCTCGTCCGCCTCGCCGGCGCTGCCTGCGCCGTCGTCGGGGTCGGCCTGATGGCGGGCGTGATCTGATGATCCCCGGCGAGATCATTCCTGCACCCGGCGAGATCGAGCTGAATGCCGGCCAGCCGACGACGACTGTCACGGTCGCCAACTCCGGCGACCGTCCGATCCAGGTCGGCTCGCACTATCACTTCTACGAAACCAACGCCGCACTGACCTTCGACCGCGAGGCGACCCGCGGCATGCGGCTCGACATTCCGGCCGGCACCGCCGTCCGTTTCGAGCCCGGCCAATCGCGGACGGTGACGCTCGTCCCCTACCGCGGCGACCGCATCGTCTTCGGCTTCCGCCAATTGGTGATGGGATCGCTCTGATGCCGTACCGGATTTCGCGTTCCCACTACGCCGACATGTTCGGCCCGACGACCGGCGACAAGGTGCGTCTCGCCGACACCGATCTCATCGTCGAGGTCGAGAAGGATTTCACCACCTATGGCGAGGAGGTGAAGTTCGGCGGCGGCAAGGTCATCCGCGACGGCATGGGCCAGTCGCAGCGCCCGCGCGGCGAGGGCGCGGTCGATACCGTCATCACCAACGCGCTGATCATCGACCACTGGGGCATCGTGAAAGCCGACGTCGGCATCCGCGACGGCCGTATCGTCGGCATCGGCAAGGCCGGCAACCCGGACGTCCAGCCGGGCGTCGATATCGTCATCGGCCCGGGCACCGACGCCATCGCCGGCGAGGGCAAGATCCTCACCGCCGGCGCGCTCGACTGCCACATCCATTTCATCGCGCCGCAGCAGATCGACGAGGCGCTGTACTCCGGCGTCACCACCATGATCGGCGGCGGCACCGGCCCTTCGACCGGCACCAACGCCACCACCGTCACGCCCGGCGCCTGGCATCTCGCCCGCATGATCGAGGCGGCGGATTCCTTCCCCGTGAATCTCGGCTTCACCGGCAAGGGCAACGCCGCCCTGCCGCGCGCGCTGGAAGAGCAGATCGAGGCCGGCGCCATGGGCCTGAAGCTGCACGAGGACTGGGGCACGACCCCCGCCGCCATCGACAATTGCCTCTCCGTCGGCGACGCCTTCGACGTGCAGGTGATGATCCACACCGACACGCTGAACGAATCCGGCTTCGTCGAAGACACGATCCGCGCCTTCAAGGGGCGCACGATCCACGCCTACCACACCGAAGGTGCGGGCGGCGGCCACGCCCCCGACATCATCAAGGTCGCCGGCCTGCCGAACGTGCTGCCGTCGTCGACCAACCCGACGCGGCCCTACACGAAGAATACGCTCGACGAGCATCTCGACATGCTCATGGTCTGCCACCACCTCGATCCGTCGATCGTCGAGGACGTCGCCTTCGCCGAAAGCCGCATCCGCAAGGAGACCATCGCGGCCGAGGACATCCTCCACGACATGGGCGCGTTGTCGATGATCGCATCGGACAGCCAGGCGATGGGCCGCGTCGGCGAGGTCATCATCCGCACCTTCCAGACCGCCCACAAGATGCGCCAGCAGCGCGGCCGCCTGCCCGAGGAGCGCGGCAACAACGACAATTTCCGCGTCAAGCGCTACATCGCCAAGGTCACCATCAACCCGGCGATCACCCACGGCCTCGACGAATGGGTGGGCTCCGTCGAGGTCGGCAAGCTCGCCGATCTCGTCCTCTGGTCGCCGGCCTTCTTCGGCGTGAAGCCCGATCTCGTGATCAAGCTCGGCACCATCGCCGCCGCGCCCATGGGCGACCCCAACGCCTCGATCCCGACGCCGCAGCCGGTCCACTATCGCCCGATGTTCGGCGCCTTCGGCAAGTCGGCGACGCGCTCGTCGGTCACCTTCGTCAGCCGCGCCGCCTTCGCCACCGGCTTGCGCGAAAAGCTCGGCGTCGAGCGCACGTTCCTTCCCGTCCACAACACGCGCTCGATCTCGAAGGAATCGATGGTCCACAATTCCGCGACGCCGAAGATCGAGGTCGATCCGGAGACGTACGAAGTCCGCGCCGACGGCGAGCTGCTGACCTGCGCACCGGCGGAAAGCCTGCCGATGGCGCAGCGCTATTTCCTGTTCTAGCTTTCCTCCCCTTCGGGGGAGGAACCGCATGTACCGTTTCGTCGTGAAGATCGTGATGCAGCCCGGCACGCTGCCGATCGCGATGGCCGCCGCGCCGGCCTTCACCCGGGACACGCTCGCCGAGCCCGGCTGTCTTGAGTTCGGGCTCTACGCCAACTTCGACGGCAGCGATTCCTTCGTCGTGCTCGAAGCATTCGAGAACCACGCCGTCCACCAGGCCCACGAAGCCTCGGAGCATTTCCGGAAATTCATGGCCACGGCCCGGCAATATTTCGTTTCCGGAAAATCCGAGACCATCGTCGACGACGAAGCCTAGGTCGCGTTCGCGTCCAGCCACTCCGGCAGCGCCGCGACGCTGGGCAGCACGACATCGGCGAGCGGCGCCAGGTCGTCGGCGCTGCTGTTGCCCGAGGTGACGCCGATGGCCGTGGCGCCGGCGGCGCGCGCCATCTCCATGTCGTGCGGGTTGTCGCCGACTACCGCGACGTCGGCGGGCGCGATCCCGGCCTCGCGCGCGAAGGCCAGCACCATGTCCGGCGCCGGCTTGGAGCGCGTCACCGAGTCGTAGCCGAAGACGTGCGGTAGGTGCGCCGCCATGCCGGTGGCGGCGAGCGCCGCCCGCGCCGCCGCGGTGCCGTCGTTGGTGGCGACGCCCATGACGATGCCCCGCGCGGACAACGTCGCCAGCGCGTCGAGCGCGCCGGGTATCGGCACCGAGTGCTGCGAACCATGCTCCAGCGCGGCGCGGTCCATGTCTACGATGGCCTGCGCCAGCTCCGCACCGGACAGGTCCGGATGCCATAGTTCCACGATCAGCGCGTTGGTCCCCGCGCCGATGACCGACCCCGCCCGGACCTTGCCGGTCTTGGCGTCGAGCCCGCCCTCGTCGAGCAGCCGCGCCGCCCGGTCGGGATCGCCGCCGGCCGCCTGCAGCGCCAGCCGCTTCAGCACCGGCGTCCACGTCGCCTCGAAATCGAGCAGCGTGCCGTCCTTGTCGAAAAGAATTCCGCGCATTTCCGCCTTCTACACCATTTGCTCTGGATCAATGCCGGGCGCCGCACTTCGGGTCTATGCCGTCTGCAACAATGGAGAATGGCATGGCAGGAGAACTGGACGGCAAGGTCGCGATCGTCACCGGCGCGAGCTCGGGCATCGGCCTCGCCACCGCCGAGTTGCTGGCGGCGAACGGCGCCAAGGTCGTCGCCGCCGACTGGAACGAGAAGCGCCTCGACGAGGCCGTGAAGGCGATGGCGGCGAAAGGTTTCACCGTCAGCGCCGTCAAGGCCAACGTCGCCCAGCTCGCCGACGTCGAGCGCATGGTCGCCGCCGCCATCTCCGGCTTCGGCGGGCTGCACATCCTGGTCAACAACGCCGGCGTCATGGATCTCACCCAGCCGGTCGGCGACCTCGACCTCGCCATCTGGCGCCGGGTCATGGCGGTGAACGTCGACGGCCCGATGTTCGCCATGCGCGCCGCCATGCCGCATCTGCTGAAGTCGGGCGGCTCGATCGTCAATATCGACTCGGTCGCCGGTGTCGGCGGTGCCGCGGCTGGCGCGGCCTACACCACCTCGAAGCACGCCCTCGTCGGCCTGACGAAAAACACGGCCTGGATGTACGCCAAGCGCGGCATCCGCTGTAACGCCATCGCCTGCGGCGGCGTCAATACCAACATCATGGAAAGCGTCGGCACCACGCCGATGGACCCGGGCGGCCTCGCCCGAGCCAGCGAATATTACCCGCTGATGCCGGTATCTCTTGACCCGATCGACATCGCCCGGCTCGTGCTGTTCCTTGCGGGCGACGGTTCGCGCTATATCAACGGGGCGATCATCCCCGCTGATGGAGGATGGCGCGCCGCGTAAGTCAGGAGCAGCATGGTCAGGGCCATCCGCGTATCCCCAGCCGGGACCTGGAACGGAGCGCCCGCCGACACCGTGACGCTCGACTACGACCAGCGCCACCGCCGCCGCATGGCGATGAAGGGGGCGAAGGGCACCGAGTTCCTGCTCGATCTCGCCGAGGCCGTGCCGCTGCGCGACGGCGACGGCCTGCTTCTGGACGACAAGCGCATGATCGCGGTCGCGGCGGCGCCCGAGCCGCTGGCCGAGATCGTGGCGCACACGCCCGCCGAGTTGCTGCGGGTGGCCTGGCACCTCGGCAATCGCCACCTGCCGGCGCAGCTTGAGCCCAATCGCATCCGCATCCGTCGCGACCACGTCATCGAGGAGATGGTCGAGGGACTCGGAGCGCATGTCGTGCACATCGACGCCCCGTTCGATCCGGAAGGCGGCGCCTATGCGGGCGGCGGGCATCATCATCACGAACACCGCCACAGCGAAGACGACGGCGCGCTGGAACACGACGACCGCCTCGACGACGGACACGGCGAGGAAACCGACCGTGGCTGACGGGCGCATTCGGATACCCGCTTCGACGCAGCGCGGGGCTTCCCCTCTCCCCACAGCGGAGAGGGCCGTACGCCTTGAGAGCGTTAGCGAACTAGGCGTGCGGGGTGAGGGCAGGCAGCCCTCCACTGCAGAATCCCCGACCGCCGAGGGAAGTATCCCCTCACCCTATCCCTCTCCCCTGCGGGAAGAGGGGACGCTTACTCCGGCCGCCCTCCAAAAGCTGATGGCGTGGCTGTCGCCATCCTTCCCGGTCGGTGCCTACACCTACAGCCACGGCCTTGAATGGGCGATCGAGGACGGCACCGTCACCAGCGCCGCATCGCTCGGGATATGGCTGACCGCGATCCTGCGCCACGGCGCCGGGCGCACCGACGCGATCCTCTTCACCCACGCCTGGCGCGCCGAAGGCGAGGCGCTCCGCGCCGTCGCCGAGCTCGGTGCCGCGTTCCAGCCGTCCAAGGAGCGCCACCTGGAAGCGGTGGCGCAGGGCCGCGCCTTCCTCTCCGCCGTCACCTCGGCCTGGCCGACACCGCGCCTCACGGCCGCCGTCGCAATCTTCGCCGACGCTCCCGTTCCCTATGCCGTCGCCGTCGGCGCCGCGGCGGCGGCGCACGATATCCCGCTGATGCCGGCGCTGATCACGACGCTGACCGCCTTCGCCGCCAACGTCATTTCCGCTGGCGTCCGCGCCATCCCCATCGGCCAGAGCGACGGCCAGCGCCTCATCGCCGCGCTTGGCCCGGTAGTTGCTGCGATAGCGGGAGAAGCCGCGCACGCATCGCTTGACGACCTCGGCGGCGCGGCGCTCCGTGCCGACATCGCCTCGATGAAACACGAAACCCAGTACACAAGGCTGTTCCGCTCATGATCTCGCCCAATGGTCCGCTCCGCGTCGGCGTCGGCGGCCCCGTCGGTTCCGGCAAGACGGCGTTGATGGATGCGCTCTGCAAACGCCTCCGCGATCGCTACGACATCGCCGCGATCACCAACGATATCTATACCAAGGAGGACGCCGAGTTCCTGACGCGCTCCGGTGCGCTGACTGCCGATCGCATCCTCGGCGTCGAGACCGGCGGCTGCCCGCACACCGCCATCCGCGAGGATGCCTCGATCAACCTCGCGGCCGTCGCCGACCTCAGGGCGAAATTTCCGGCGCTCGACGTCGTGCTCATCGAATCGGGCGGCGACAATCTCGCGGCGACCTTCTCGCCCGAGCTCGCCGATCTCACCATCTACGTCATCGACGTCGCCGCCGGCGACAAGATCCCGCGGAAGGGCGGCCCCGGCATCACGCGCTCCGATCTCCTCGTCATCAACAAGATCGACCTCGCCCCGATGGTCGGCGCCTCGCTGGAGGTGATGGACCGCGATGCCCGCAAGATGCGCGGCAGCCGGCCCTTCGTCTTCACCAACATGCGCGCCGGCACCGGCCTCGACACCATCGTCGACTTCATCGAGACGACAGGCGGCCTTGCCGATAACGCCATGGCGGCATTGGGCAAATAGCCGCCTCGCACCATATGCGCTAAGCGCCTATAGTCCGGCCCAAGTGGAGCCGACCCATGCCGATCGTTAACCGTTTCGCGGATTTCCAGGCCGACACCGCCGCGTGGCGGCAGGACATCCATCGCCATCCCGAGCTGATGTACGACGTGCAGCGCACGGCCGCGACGGTGGCGGAAAAGCTGCGCGCCTTCGGCCTCGATGAGGTCGTCACCGGCATCGGCCGCACCGGCGTCGTCGGCGTCATCCGCGGCCGCAAGAACGGCAGCGGCAAGACCATCGGGCTGCGCGCCGACATGGACGCGCTGCCGCTCACCGAGATCACCGGCAAGCCTTACGCCTCTGAGACACCCGGCAAGATGCACGCCTGCGGCCACGACGGCCACACCGCCATGCTGCTCGGCGCCGCGCGCTACCTCGCCGAGACGCGCAACTTCGACGGCACCGCCATCGTCATCTTCCAGCCGGCGGAAGAAGGCGGCGCCGGCGGCAAGGCCATGGTCGCGGATGGCCTCATGGAACGCTGGAACATCCAGCAGGTTTACGGCATGCACAACATGCCCGGTCTGCCGGTCGGCAAGTTCGCCACCCGCGTCGGGCCGCTGCTCGCCGCGACCGACGAATTCAATATCTCCATCACCGGCCTTGGCGGTCACGCCGCCAAGCCGCACGGCACGATCGACCCGATCGTCGTCGGCACGGCCATCGTCCAGCAGCTTCAGACCATCGTGTCCCGCAACATCGATCCGATCGAGTCGGTCGTCGTTTCGGTCACCAAGTTCCATGCCGGCGATGCCCACAACATCATCGCGCAGACGGCCGAGATCGGCGGCACGGTGCGCACGCTGGAGCCGGAAATGCGCGACCTGGCAGAGCGCCGGATCAAGGCGATCGTCGCCGGCATTGCCGCCGCCCACGGCGCCAAAGCCGAAGTCGACTACGACCGCAATTATCCGGTGACCCGCAACCATGCCGCCGAAACCGCCTTCGCCGTGAAGGTCGCGGGCGAGGTCGCAGGCGCGATCCATGTCGATGGCGAAGCGCCGCCGGTTCTCGGCGGCGAGGATTTCTCCTACATGCTCGAGTCCCGCCCCGGCGCGTTCATCTTCATCGGCAACGGCGACACCGCCGGCTTGCACAATCCGGCCTACGACTTCAACGACGAGATCATCCCGCTCGGCTGCTCCTACTGGGCGCGCCTCGTCGAAACGGCCCTGCCCGCCTGATGGCCTGGCGATTGCCCTTCACCAAGCTCGCCAAGGACGGCTCGATCGAGCTGATCCGGCGCCTGCTGTCGGACACCGCGCGCCAGTTCGCCACCCGCTATGCGCTCGCCGCGGTGCTCGGTGTCGTCATCGCCATCACCACCGGTCTCAACGCCTGGATCATCAAGGACCTGATCAACAAGGTCTTCTTCGACCGCGACGCGACCATGCTGTTCGTGTTGACCGGGATCGTGGTCGCCAACGGTTTCGTACGCGGCTACACGCTCTACGCCTCGTCCGTGCTCCTCGGCCGCATCGGCAACGCCGTCGTCGCCCGCCTGCAGCGGCGCATGTTCGATCACATGCTGAACCTCGGCATCGACTTCTACACGCGCACCCCGTCGAGCGAGCTGATCGCGCGCATGTCCTACAACGCGCAGGCCGCCCGCCAGGTGCTCGATACCCTGATCAACACGAGCAGCCGCGACCTCTTGTCTGTCATCGGGCTGGTCGCCGTCATGCTCGTGCAGAGCCCCCTGATGTCGCTGATCATCCTGGTCATCGTGCCGATCACATTCCTCGGCATCGGCCGGCTGGTGCGGCGCGTGCGCGGCGCTTCCGAGCAGCAGTTCGCCTCGTTCGGCAACGTCATCTCCGACATGCAGGAAACCGCCCACGGCATCCGCATCGTCAAGGCGTTCAACCTCGAAGGCCCGATGGGCCGGCGCATGGCCACCTCGATCGAGACGGTGCGCAAGCGCGCCGACAAGATCGTCCGCATCTCGGCGCGCTCCAACCCGCTCATGGAGGTGGTCGGCGGCTTCGCCATCGCCATCATCATTTTCTACGCCGGCTATCAGGCCATCTACCTCAACATCCAGCCGGGCGCCCTGCTCTCGTTCATCGCGGCCCTCGGCCTCGCCTACGAGCCGGCAAAGCGCCTCGCGATGATGCAGATCAACGTCGAGGCCGGCCTCGTCGGCGTGCGGCTGATGTACGAACTGCTCGACACCAAGCCGACGCTCGACATCAACGAGAACGGCCCGGCGCTCGCGGTGAAGGGCGGCGAAGTCGCCTTCGACCTCGTCAACTTCGCCTATCCCGGCGGCGCGCCCCTCTTCCGCGGCCTCGATTTCCTCGCGCCTGCCGGCAAGCGCACGGCGCTGGTCGGCCCCTCCGGCTCCGGCAAGAGCACGATGATCACGCTCATCGAACGCTTCTACGACCCGACCGGCGGCGCCGTGAAGGTCGACGGACAGAACATCGCCGACGTGAAGATGAGCTCGCTCCGCGACGCCATCGCGCTGGTCAGCCAGGACACGTATCTCTTCCGCGACTCGATCCGCGAGAACATCCGCTTCGGCCGCCCGGCCGCTACCGATGCCGACGTCGAAGCCGCCGCGAAAGCCGCGATGGCGCACGACTTCATCCTCGCCACCAACGACGGCTACGAGACCAACCTCGGCCCCGGCGGCACCGAACTTTCCGGCGGCCAGCGCCAGCGCATCGCCATCGCCCGCGCCATGCTGCGCGATGCGCCGATCATCCTCCTCGACGAGGCGACCTCGGCGCTCGACACCGAGTCCGAGCATCAGGTCCAGGTCGCCTTCGACCGCCTGATGGAAGGCCGCACGACCATCGTCATCGCGCACCGCCTCTCGACGGTGCTGAACGCCGACAAGATCTGCGTGCTGGTCGACGGCAAGCTGATCGAGGAAGGCCGCCACGACGAACTGATGGCGCTGAACAAGCACTACGCCCGCCTCTACCGCCTGCAGTTCGAGACGCGCGACCGCACCGCGCCCGTCGCCATTCCTGCCGAGTAGTTTCCGCTAGGCCCGCGCGAGGTGCCGCGCAGGCGTCGCTGCGGCCGATTTCTTCACGCGGCGGATATCGGTCGCGGCGCCCGCACCGGCCGGCGGCAAGGCAAGCTCGGTCTTGCTGGTGTCGCGAAGATTGACCCAGCCGGTGAGGTCTTCCTGAAAGCCCGCGAACAGGGCGTAGGCGCGCTGCGCAGCAGCGAGCGGCATGCGTCCGTTCTTCGTCGTGCAGCGGAACGAAATTTCCGCCACGTTGGGCACCGTCGCGACCGGCTCGAAGTACCACAGCGTGAACGCGAACTTGCCCGTGACGCCCTTGCCGAATTTTACCTTGGCGCCCTCGAACACGAATTCGCGAATGACCGGCCCGTGGCGGAGTGCGCTGCCCTCCGCGAACTTCGCGCCGCTCGATTTGAGGCTCCGCTCCAGCGTCGGGTAGCGCGCGCAGAGCGCGCCGAGCCGCGAGACGCCATCGTCGTCGGACACCGACTGCGAGGACGACAACGAAAAGCGGCTGCGAAACGAGCGCGGCGTCGCCATGCGGACCGGCGCGCCGCGGGACTCCTCGCACGCCACTTCAACCGGCGCGATGTCCTCCTCGAGCGAGATCTTCGCCGCCTCGTCCGCGCCCGGCAGATCGGTGCCGCCGACGACGAACTGGTCCGGCGTGCGCAGCTTCAGCGTGAGGACCGCGCCCTCGCCGTCGCGCTCTCGCTTGCGCAGGCTGTATTCCGACGCCGTCAGGGTGCGGCCGGCCGTGTCCCAATAGGTCACGACGCGCGGCT
The sequence above is drawn from the Bauldia sp. genome and encodes:
- a CDS encoding urease subunit beta; the protein is MIPGEIIPAPGEIELNAGQPTTTVTVANSGDRPIQVGSHYHFYETNAALTFDREATRGMRLDIPAGTAVRFEPGQSRTVTLVPYRGDRIVFGFRQLVMGSL
- the ureC gene encoding urease subunit alpha codes for the protein MPYRISRSHYADMFGPTTGDKVRLADTDLIVEVEKDFTTYGEEVKFGGGKVIRDGMGQSQRPRGEGAVDTVITNALIIDHWGIVKADVGIRDGRIVGIGKAGNPDVQPGVDIVIGPGTDAIAGEGKILTAGALDCHIHFIAPQQIDEALYSGVTTMIGGGTGPSTGTNATTVTPGAWHLARMIEAADSFPVNLGFTGKGNAALPRALEEQIEAGAMGLKLHEDWGTTPAAIDNCLSVGDAFDVQVMIHTDTLNESGFVEDTIRAFKGRTIHAYHTEGAGGGHAPDIIKVAGLPNVLPSSTNPTRPYTKNTLDEHLDMLMVCHHLDPSIVEDVAFAESRIRKETIAAEDILHDMGALSMIASDSQAMGRVGEVIIRTFQTAHKMRQQRGRLPEERGNNDNFRVKRYIAKVTINPAITHGLDEWVGSVEVGKLADLVLWSPAFFGVKPDLVIKLGTIAAAPMGDPNASIPTPQPVHYRPMFGAFGKSATRSSVTFVSRAAFATGLREKLGVERTFLPVHNTRSISKESMVHNSATPKIEVDPETYEVRADGELLTCAPAESLPMAQRYFLF
- a CDS encoding antibiotic biosynthesis monooxygenase; protein product: MYRFVVKIVMQPGTLPIAMAAAPAFTRDTLAEPGCLEFGLYANFDGSDSFVVLEAFENHAVHQAHEASEHFRKFMATARQYFVSGKSETIVDDEA
- a CDS encoding HAD family hydrolase — its product is MRGILFDKDGTLLDFEATWTPVLKRLALQAAGGDPDRAARLLDEGGLDAKTGKVRAGSVIGAGTNALIVELWHPDLSGAELAQAIVDMDRAALEHGSQHSVPIPGALDALATLSARGIVMGVATNDGTAAARAALAATGMAAHLPHVFGYDSVTRSKPAPDMVLAFAREAGIAPADVAVVGDNPHDMEMARAAGATAIGVTSGNSSADDLAPLADVVLPSVAALPEWLDANAT
- a CDS encoding SDR family oxidoreductase — protein: MAGELDGKVAIVTGASSGIGLATAELLAANGAKVVAADWNEKRLDEAVKAMAAKGFTVSAVKANVAQLADVERMVAAAISGFGGLHILVNNAGVMDLTQPVGDLDLAIWRRVMAVNVDGPMFAMRAAMPHLLKSGGSIVNIDSVAGVGGAAAGAAYTTSKHALVGLTKNTAWMYAKRGIRCNAIACGGVNTNIMESVGTTPMDPGGLARASEYYPLMPVSLDPIDIARLVLFLAGDGSRYINGAIIPADGGWRAA
- a CDS encoding urease accessory protein UreE, with the translated sequence MVRAIRVSPAGTWNGAPADTVTLDYDQRHRRRMAMKGAKGTEFLLDLAEAVPLRDGDGLLLDDKRMIAVAAAPEPLAEIVAHTPAELLRVAWHLGNRHLPAQLEPNRIRIRRDHVIEEMVEGLGAHVVHIDAPFDPEGGAYAGGGHHHHEHRHSEDDGALEHDDRLDDGHGEETDRG
- a CDS encoding urease accessory UreF family protein — its product is MAWLSPSFPVGAYTYSHGLEWAIEDGTVTSAASLGIWLTAILRHGAGRTDAILFTHAWRAEGEALRAVAELGAAFQPSKERHLEAVAQGRAFLSAVTSAWPTPRLTAAVAIFADAPVPYAVAVGAAAAAHDIPLMPALITTLTAFAANVISAGVRAIPIGQSDGQRLIAALGPVVAAIAGEAAHASLDDLGGAALRADIASMKHETQYTRLFRS
- the ureG gene encoding urease accessory protein UreG, with translation MISPNGPLRVGVGGPVGSGKTALMDALCKRLRDRYDIAAITNDIYTKEDAEFLTRSGALTADRILGVETGGCPHTAIREDASINLAAVADLRAKFPALDVVLIESGGDNLAATFSPELADLTIYVIDVAAGDKIPRKGGPGITRSDLLVINKIDLAPMVGASLEVMDRDARKMRGSRPFVFTNMRAGTGLDTIVDFIETTGGLADNAMAALGK
- a CDS encoding M20 aminoacylase family protein, which gives rise to MPIVNRFADFQADTAAWRQDIHRHPELMYDVQRTAATVAEKLRAFGLDEVVTGIGRTGVVGVIRGRKNGSGKTIGLRADMDALPLTEITGKPYASETPGKMHACGHDGHTAMLLGAARYLAETRNFDGTAIVIFQPAEEGGAGGKAMVADGLMERWNIQQVYGMHNMPGLPVGKFATRVGPLLAATDEFNISITGLGGHAAKPHGTIDPIVVGTAIVQQLQTIVSRNIDPIESVVVSVTKFHAGDAHNIIAQTAEIGGTVRTLEPEMRDLAERRIKAIVAGIAAAHGAKAEVDYDRNYPVTRNHAAETAFAVKVAGEVAGAIHVDGEAPPVLGGEDFSYMLESRPGAFIFIGNGDTAGLHNPAYDFNDEIIPLGCSYWARLVETALPA
- a CDS encoding ABC transporter ATP-binding protein, translated to MAWRLPFTKLAKDGSIELIRRLLSDTARQFATRYALAAVLGVVIAITTGLNAWIIKDLINKVFFDRDATMLFVLTGIVVANGFVRGYTLYASSVLLGRIGNAVVARLQRRMFDHMLNLGIDFYTRTPSSELIARMSYNAQAARQVLDTLINTSSRDLLSVIGLVAVMLVQSPLMSLIILVIVPITFLGIGRLVRRVRGASEQQFASFGNVISDMQETAHGIRIVKAFNLEGPMGRRMATSIETVRKRADKIVRISARSNPLMEVVGGFAIAIIIFYAGYQAIYLNIQPGALLSFIAALGLAYEPAKRLAMMQINVEAGLVGVRLMYELLDTKPTLDINENGPALAVKGGEVAFDLVNFAYPGGAPLFRGLDFLAPAGKRTALVGPSGSGKSTMITLIERFYDPTGGAVKVDGQNIADVKMSSLRDAIALVSQDTYLFRDSIRENIRFGRPAATDADVEAAAKAAMAHDFILATNDGYETNLGPGGTELSGGQRQRIAIARAMLRDAPIILLDEATSALDTESEHQVQVAFDRLMEGRTTIVIAHRLSTVLNADKICVLVDGKLIEEGRHDELMALNKHYARLYRLQFETRDRTAPVAIPAE